Within the Candidatus Zixiibacteriota bacterium genome, the region TACCGCAGCCGGCCAGGGGCCGTGCGGATCCCGCCGGGATTACGTCTCTTGGCCAGCCGCCGGTCCGTCGTCCCTAATACCCGTTCGAAGGCGCAATCTTCCCCGGCGGCGGCGGTGTGGACTTATTCGCTGCTTGACAATCCCGGCCGCCGTTGTACCTTAGCCCCCTGAAAGCCATATGGTTAAGACGACCACCACGATTAACGGCCGACTGGTCCCCAAGCGGGAGGCCATAATCTCGGTCTTCGACAACTCGCTGCAGTACGCCGAGGGGCTGTTTGAGATGTTGCTGGCGGTGGACGATCGGCCAATTTTCCCCCGCGATCACCTCCGCCGCCTCCAGCGGGGATCGCGGGTTATCGGGCTCGAGCTGCCGGTCACACCGGCTCAGCTTGAGCGCTGGATGGTCAAGACGCTGCGGGCCCATCCGGCGCGCATCAAGAAACTCCGCCTGACCATCACCGCCGGCGAATCAGCCCGCTGGTTCGGCCGGCCCGGCCGGCCGCAGGTGATCCTCTCGGCCGGTCCGCACCGGATGCCGACCGTCCCGTTCCGTCTCTGGGTCTCCGATTTCCGAGTCGACCAAAATTCGATCCTCCACAGGATCAAGACGCTCTCCTACGCACTCCACGCCGCCGCCTTCCGCCAGGCGCACCGTCGGCGGTGCGACGACGCCCTCCTGCTCAACGAGCGCGACGAAGTTGCCGAGGTCACTTCGGCCAACATCTTCTGGGTCGACCGCGGAACCATCTACACGCCGCCGCTCTCGTCAGGCTGTCTCGACGGCGTCACGCGCCGCATCGTGCTGCGCGAATGCCGCCGCCTGAAACTCCCCGTCGCCGAGCGACCCGCCTTCCTGAGAGACCTCTGCGCCGCCGACGAGGTCTTCATTTCCAGTTCCACCAAGCTCGTGATCGGGGTCGGCGGCATCAGCGGGCCGGGCGGCGGCTGCACAATCCCCCAGGGACCCGTCACCGGGCAGCTCTTCCGTCACTTCCGCAAACTGGTCGGCCTTGACTGACCGGCGGGCGCGGCGCCTCCGATGTTTTTGTTGCTTTAGCCCCCCTGCCGGAGCTATTGCTTGCGGTAACTGATCATTCGGAGAGCAATCGAGGCCGGTGTATGAAAGTCCGCTTTGTCTGTCTGTCCGCTGTTATCCTGTCAGTCGGGCTGTGCGCGCTGGCTCGGCCCGCGGCCGCGCAACCCCAGGAGCCCGTCCAGCGCGTCCCGCACGGCAGCACGAGCCTGTACGAACTGCCGCCCCGCTGGCTGGTCGACATCCCCACCGCCGGCACCCTCCCCCGCGGTTACTGGGACGTCGTCATCCGCCTCTCCCCGTACGGTGCGGCGACCGGCTACATCGATATCGGCCTCTCCAACCGCTTCCAGCTCGGGCTTTCCTACGGAGGCATCGACATCATCTCGGCCTCCAGTCCCGACTGGAACCCCGACATGGGCATCAACATCAAGTTCCGCGTGGTCGATGAGCTCGAGTACTTCCCCGCCGTCGCCCTCGGCTTCGCCTCGCAGGGGAGCGGGCCGTACAACGACGATCTCAAGCGGTACACGTTCAAGTCGCGCGGCTTCTACGGCATCGTCAGCCGCAGCTTCTACTTCTACCAGTGGACGGCGGGCGGCCATTTCGGCGTCAACTACACGCTGGAGAACGACGTCGACGATGAATCGGACGTCAACTTCTTCGCCGGCTTCGACGCCACATTCAAGTACAACCTCGCGTTCTTCGCCGAGTGGGACGCGGCGCTCAATGACGACGCGAGCGCGCTCCCCGGCGGCGAGCCCTATACGTTCGCCGGCCGCGGCCGCGGCTACCTGAGCATGGCGGTGAAGTGGCTCTTCACCGATAATCTGCAGCTGGAGTTTATCGCCAAGGACCTGACGCTCAATCGCCGCGAATCCGACACCTTCTCCCGTGAAGTGCGGATCACGTATATCGATCGGTTTTGATGGCGCACGCGGGGCCGGCGCCGGCCGCCCCTACAGCCCGAACTTTCGCCACCGCCCGAGCACCATCGCCGCGAACTCCCCCACCGCGTCGATCACTTTCTCCCGGTATTCCTTCGCCCGCCGGTCATCGAACTCCGGGTACCCCTCCCCCGCCTTGTACAGGAGGATGGTCCCCGGCACCGGGTAGACATCGGCCCCCGGATTAAACGTGTAGGCGAGATCCGGATCGTACCGCTCCCGGTCGGCCAGGGCGGGATCCATCGCCCAGATGTACGCCGTCTCGTCGGTCCCGGCGTGCCCGCCGATGTGGCCAAAGAAATTCTCGGTCATATCCGCGCACAGCTGCCACCAGTGGATGACCGCGATGTTCGCCCGGCGCTCGGCGTGGAAGGCGTACGCGACGTCTTTCAGGACGGCGTTATTGCCGCCGTGGCCGTTGATGACGATGACGTGGCGGAAGCCGGCGGCGGCCAGCGAGTCGAGCACGTCGCGAACGTAGGCGCCGAAGGTCTCCGGGCGGACGGTTGCGCCGCCGTTGTAGCGCAGGAGGGACTTCGTAATGCCGTAAGTGACCGTCGGCGCCACCAGTGCGTTGAGGCGCTCGGCGATATGGCCGGCGATGTCCTCGGGGATGTAGATATCGGTGCCGAGGCAGGCCGCGCCGTGCGCCTCCACCGTCCCCACCGGCAGCACGGCCGTGTCAATCTCCGCCGGCACCAGTTCCCTGATGCGCAGCCAGCTCAGGCGCTGCAGGCGTCGTTCCACCACTCACTCCATCCGCGAAAGCAGGCGCTCGATCACCAGCTCCGTCTCGCGGGCCGACAGCTCGTCTCCCTCGAAGCGAAACTGGTTGATGTCCCGCACCATGAGTTCCAGTTCGTCGGGATCCTCGACGCAGTACCAGATTTCCAGCTCCGCCCAGCGCAGCTCCTGCTCGGTGAACGCGTTCGACACGTCGTGGTAGATCGACGGCGATTTCCAGTCGAACTCGGACAGCTTCACCCGGTACTCCGACGACATTCCGATCACGTAGTATCGCCCCTCGGGGGTGGGCCCGAACACGGCGTCCGACTCCCGCAGCATGCGCAGGGCGCGGCACATCTGGTCGGTCTTGACCGTGGGGGTCCGGCTGCCGATCACGAGCACGTGCCTGTAGCCGGCCGCGAAGGCGTCCTGAAACACCTTCTCGATTCGCAGGCCCCACCGCTCCATCGGCAGCTTCACCCCCTGGAACCGATTTTTCAGCGCGGTCGCCCGCTTGCCGCTCGATTTCTTCCTGAGGTACTCCGTTATGATCCCGACCAATCGCTCGCGCTCCGGCAGTTCGGCATAGTACAGGCGCACGTCGACATCGGCATCGAGAGCGTGGTTGATCGTGTCGGTAATGAAAGCCTGGTGGAGAAAGCGCAGGGAATCGCCCTGGATGGCGCCGAGCTCCATCTGCGATCCGTCTTCAGTCGGCTCCTGGACGCACACGGCGATGACTGAATCGTTCTTCTTTGTCCGGGCCATACGTCCCTTACGAGTTAGGGTCCTCTGTCACGCCGGAATATACATGCCGGGATTCGGCGGCGTCAAGGTTCGCCGAAAGAGAATTTCCGGAAAAGCGGTCGGGGAGAGCGGGCGCGCAAGCGCGCGGAGAGGGAGCGGGCCGCGGCGCCTGAAGCGGGGCGGGGTCAGCGCACGCCGGCCAGCGCCGCGATCATCTCGTCCGGCCCGACCACGCCGCGGAGCACCCGCCGCACCGTTCCCTGCGAATCCAGAAGGAGCGTCGTCGGCAGCGAGTAGTGGCTCATGCCGAAGCGCGCCATGAACGCTCTCGTGGCCTCGCTGTCGGCGCTCTCGAGCTGGACCTTGATCGGCACGAACCGCTCCGCCACCTTCGCGGCCACGTCCGGATTCCCGAAAGTCTTCTTCTCGAGCACGCGGCAATTCGCGCACCACGTCGCCCAGGTGTCGATGACCACCGGCTTTCCCTCGCCCTGGGCGCGCGCCAGGCCCCGCGGGAGATCGGTTTCCCAGGCGATCAGGTGCTGCGGCGGCGCCGCGGCGCCCGCGGCCGGGAGCCGCCGGGCGAGGTCGGGCAGCACCACCCCCGTCGACACCAGCACGCCCACGAGCAGCGCGATTCCGATCACGAGCGCGAGCACGCCGAGGAATTTCTTGAGCCGCGGGAAAAACGGCGAGCGCGGTGTCAGCCGGTCCATCCCCCCGCCGAACACGCCGTAGCCGACCAGGAGCAGCCCGGCCAGCAGCGCCGTCACCCACGGCGCCAGCAACGTCCGCAAAAAGTACAGCGCCATGAGCAGGAGGACGAACCCGAAGAACTTCTTCACCGACTCCATCCACTCCCCCGAACCCGGCAGCTTGCTGATGGCCGAGGAGAATGTGCCGATCAGCAGGTAGAGCGTCCCCAAACCCATCGCGAACACGAACAGCACGAGGAACCCGATCACGGGCGAGCCGCTGGTCGCAACGTAGATGAGGATCCCGGCGACAAAGGGACCGACGCAGGGAGACACGACGAGCGCAGCCACCACGCCCAGGACCATGACGCCGAAGAGGCCGCCCCCGCCCGCCCGTGCGCCGAGCTTGCTGCGCAGCGCCAGCGGCACCTGCAATTCGTACAGCCCGAACATCGAGAGCGCAAATACGATGAAGACGGCCACGATGGCGATGACCACCGGCGGACTGGCCAGCCACGCCCCGAACACCCCG harbors:
- a CDS encoding thioredoxin family protein — translated: MNGSDRRRSRRSFMLLSLVPALALMLAAPVSGGQMDFGGGAEEPNIAVSTVLSVTAAAAGESCTAAVVLDIPPPWHVNSAHPRDEYLIPAKVEFDTVPGITPGRPAYPAGQPVLLLGDTMDVYSGRTIIPFTIAVSAGAAGSATLAVRVTYQPCNDIECRAPQTVAAALRVPVASGGVPANEAIFGTTAAPATPAAPATDTLESRSGADAPAEEESDLARLVREHGFWGYFLALGLAFITGLLLSFSPCTYPMIPITVSVFAGRERSMGRGFGLSLVYVVSMAVVYGVMGLIVSLVGGVFGAWLASPPVVIAIVAVFIVFALSMFGLYELQVPLALRSKLGARAGGGGLFGVMVLGVVAALVVSPCVGPFVAGILIYVATSGSPVIGFLVLFVFAMGLGTLYLLIGTFSSAISKLPGSGEWMESVKKFFGFVLLLMALYFLRTLLAPWVTALLAGLLLVGYGVFGGGMDRLTPRSPFFPRLKKFLGVLALVIGIALLVGVLVSTGVVLPDLARRLPAAGAAAPPQHLIAWETDLPRGLARAQGEGKPVVIDTWATWCANCRVLEKKTFGNPDVAAKVAERFVPIKVQLESADSEATRAFMARFGMSHYSLPTTLLLDSQGTVRRVLRGVVGPDEMIAALAGVR
- a CDS encoding creatininase family protein, which encodes MERRLQRLSWLRIRELVPAEIDTAVLPVGTVEAHGAACLGTDIYIPEDIAGHIAERLNALVAPTVTYGITKSLLRYNGGATVRPETFGAYVRDVLDSLAAAGFRHVIVINGHGGNNAVLKDVAYAFHAERRANIAVIHWWQLCADMTENFFGHIGGHAGTDETAYIWAMDPALADRERYDPDLAYTFNPGADVYPVPGTILLYKAGEGYPEFDDRRAKEYREKVIDAVGEFAAMVLGRWRKFGL
- a CDS encoding DUF2064 domain-containing protein; amino-acid sequence: MARTKKNDSVIAVCVQEPTEDGSQMELGAIQGDSLRFLHQAFITDTINHALDADVDVRLYYAELPERERLVGIITEYLRKKSSGKRATALKNRFQGVKLPMERWGLRIEKVFQDAFAAGYRHVLVIGSRTPTVKTDQMCRALRMLRESDAVFGPTPEGRYYVIGMSSEYRVKLSEFDWKSPSIYHDVSNAFTEQELRWAELEIWYCVEDPDELELMVRDINQFRFEGDELSARETELVIERLLSRME
- a CDS encoding aminotransferase class IV, with protein sequence MVKTTTTINGRLVPKREAIISVFDNSLQYAEGLFEMLLAVDDRPIFPRDHLRRLQRGSRVIGLELPVTPAQLERWMVKTLRAHPARIKKLRLTITAGESARWFGRPGRPQVILSAGPHRMPTVPFRLWVSDFRVDQNSILHRIKTLSYALHAAAFRQAHRRRCDDALLLNERDEVAEVTSANIFWVDRGTIYTPPLSSGCLDGVTRRIVLRECRRLKLPVAERPAFLRDLCAADEVFISSSTKLVIGVGGISGPGGGCTIPQGPVTGQLFRHFRKLVGLD